One stretch of Cervus canadensis isolate Bull #8, Minnesota chromosome 5, ASM1932006v1, whole genome shotgun sequence DNA includes these proteins:
- the SOCS5 gene encoding suppressor of cytokine signaling 5, which produces MDKVGKMWNNFKYRCQNLFGHEGGSRSENVDMNSNRCLSVKEKNISLADSAPQQQSSPLRENVALQLGLSPSKNSSRRNQNCATEIPQIVEISIEKDNDSCVTPGTRLARRDSYSRHAPWGGKKKHSCSTKTQSSLDTDKKFGRTRSGLQRRERRYGVSSVHDMDSVSSRTVGSRSLRQRLQDTVGLCFPMRTYNKQSKPLFSNKRKIHLSELMLEKCPFPAGSDLAQKWHLIKQHTAPVSPHSTFFDTFDPSLVSTEDEEDRLRERRRLSIEEGVDPPPNAQIHTFEATAQVNPLYKLGPKLAPGMTEINGDSSAIPQANCDSEEDTTTLCLQSRRQKQRQVSGDSHAHVSRQGAWKVHTQIDYIHCLVPDLLQITGNPCYWGVMDRYEAEALLEGKPEGTFLLRDSAQEDYLFSVSFRRYNRSLHARIEQWNHNFSFDAHDPCVFHSSTVTGLLEHYKDPSSCMFFEPLLTISLNRTFPFSLQYICRAVICRCTTYDGIDGLPLPSMLQDFLKEYHYKQKVRVRWLEREPVKAK; this is translated from the coding sequence ATGGATAaagtggggaaaatgtggaataaCTTCAAGTACAGGTGTCAGAATCTCTTCGGTCACGAGGGAGGAAGCCGTAGTGAAAATGTGGATATGAACTCCAACAGATGTTTGTctgtcaaagagaaaaacatcagTTTAGCAGACTCAGCTCCTCAGCAGCAAAGCAGTCCCTTGAGAGAAAATGTTGCCTTACAACTAGGGTTAAGCCCTTCAAAGAATTCTTCAAGGAGAAACCAAAACTGTGCCACTGAAATTCCTCAGATTGTTGAAATAAGCATTGAAAAGGATAATGACTCGTGTGTCACCCCAGGAACAAGACTTGCAAGAAGAGATTCCTACTCTCGACATGCTCCTTGGGGTGGGAAGAAGAAACATTCCTGTTCTACAAAGACACAGAGTTCACTGGATACGGATAAAAAGTTTGGTAGAACTCGAAGTGGACTTCAGAGGAGAGAGCGGCGGTACGGCGTCAGCTCCGTGCACGACATGGACAGTGTGTCCAGCAGGACTGTAGGGAGTCGCTCTCTGAGACAGAGGTTGCAGGATACTGTGGGCTTGTGTTTTCCCATGAGAACTTACAACAAGCAGTCAAAGCCCCTAttttctaataaaagaaaaatacatctttcTGAATTAATGCTTGAGAAATGCCcttttcctgctggctcagatttGGCCCAAAAATGGCATTTGATTAAGCAGCATACGGCCCCTGTGAGCCCACATTCAACATTTTTTGATACATTTGATCCATCCTTGGTTTCTACAGAAGATGAAGAAGATCGGCTTCGAGAGAGAAGGCGGCTTAGTATTGAAGAAGGGGTAGACCCCCCTCCCAACGCACAAATACATACATTCGAAGCCACTGCACAGGTTAACCCGTTATATAAACTGGGACCAAAGTTAGCTCCTGGAATGACTGAAATAAATGGGGACAGTTCTGCAATTCCACAAGCTAATTGTGACTCAGAAGAGGACACAACCACGCTGTGTTTGCAGTCACGGAGGCAGAAGCAACGTCAGGTATCTGGAGACAGCCATGCCCACGTTAGCAGACAGGGAGCCTGGAAGGTCCACACGCAGATTGATTACATACACTGCCTCGTGCCAGACTTGCTCCAGATCACAGGTAATCCCTGTTACTGGGGAGTGATGGACCGCTACGAAGCAGAAGCCCTTCTGGAAGGGAAACCTGAAGGTACATTTTTGCTCAGGGACTCTGCACAAGAGGACTACCTCTTCTCTGTGAGCTTCCGTCGCTACAACAGGTCCCTGCATGCCCGAATTGAACAGTGGAATCACAACTTTAGTTTCGATGCCCATGACCCATGTGTGTTTCACTCCTCCACTGTAACAGGACTTTTGGAACATTACAAAGACCCCAGCTCTTGCATGTTTTTTGAACCATTGCTTACAATATCCCTGAACAGGACTTTCCCTTTTAGCCTGCAGTACATCTGCCGTGCGGTCATCTGCAGGTGCACGACGTACGATGGAATTGACGGGCTCCCTCTACCATCGATGttacaggattttttaaaagagtatcaTTATAAACAGAAGGTTAGAGTTCGCTGGCTAGAACGAGAACCAGTCAAAGCAAAGTAA